A region of Curvibacter sp. AEP1-3 DNA encodes the following proteins:
- a CDS encoding tyrosine recombinase XerC yields MTADDSALVEKYLEFVRVEKRLAARTVELYSLDLGRLSEQATRAGVTLRDVRNHHIRRWVAQMHSAGRSGRGIALILSGWRGFYAWLGREGLVSSNPVQDVRSPKAPKPLPKALAVDDAVQFADFESDDNAWLEARDAAIVELLYGSGLRVGELVGLDVVAGKDAKGWIDMQAAEAHVLGKGSKRRSVPVGATAMQALQRWLVLRGPSGTTTAAPVDALGADAASALFTGRNGTRLTAQSVWQRLKRRSQLAGLNVPVHPHMLRHSFASHVLQSSGDLRGVQELLGHANITTTQVYTRLDFQHLAKAYDAAHPRAKLKRQP; encoded by the coding sequence ATGACTGCGGACGACTCGGCACTGGTGGAGAAATACCTGGAGTTCGTCCGCGTCGAAAAGCGCTTGGCCGCGCGCACCGTGGAGCTGTATTCGCTGGATCTGGGGCGGCTGTCTGAGCAGGCCACGCGTGCCGGCGTTACCTTGAGAGACGTCAGAAATCACCACATCCGCCGCTGGGTTGCCCAGATGCACAGCGCCGGGCGCAGCGGGCGCGGCATCGCACTCATTCTGTCGGGATGGCGCGGTTTTTATGCCTGGCTGGGCCGCGAGGGCTTGGTGAGCAGCAACCCGGTGCAGGATGTGCGCTCGCCCAAGGCGCCCAAACCATTGCCCAAAGCGCTGGCGGTGGATGACGCGGTGCAGTTTGCCGATTTCGAAAGTGATGACAACGCTTGGCTGGAAGCCCGCGATGCCGCCATTGTCGAACTGCTCTATGGCAGCGGCCTGCGCGTGGGAGAGTTGGTGGGGCTGGATGTAGTAGCCGGCAAAGATGCCAAGGGCTGGATCGACATGCAGGCCGCAGAGGCCCATGTGCTGGGAAAAGGTTCTAAGCGCCGCAGTGTGCCGGTGGGTGCCACGGCCATGCAGGCCTTGCAGCGTTGGTTGGTGTTGCGTGGCCCTTCGGGTACCACCACAGCCGCACCTGTGGACGCATTAGGGGCCGATGCCGCCTCCGCGCTCTTCACTGGCCGCAATGGCACGCGCCTCACCGCGCAAAGTGTGTGGCAGCGGCTCAAGCGGCGCAGCCAACTGGCGGGCCTGAATGTACCGGTGCACCCGCACATGCTGCGCCACTCGTTTGCCAGCCACGTGCTGCAAAGCAGTGGCGACTTGCGTGGCGTACAGGAGCTGCTGGGTCACGCCAATATCACCACCACGCAGGTCTATACCCGGTTGGACTTTCAGCATCTGGCCAAGGCCTACGACGCTGCGCATCCGCGCGCCAAACTCAAGCGTCAGCCCTGA
- a CDS encoding class I SAM-dependent rRNA methyltransferase: MKTIRLRAGKERSLLRRHPWIFESAIAKGGGDSGETVRVESAEGAFLGWAAFSPQSKIRARVWSFDEKQRIDASFFVAACAQAIGARARFDIKSDGVRLIHGESDGLPGLIVDRYGDTLVAQFTSAGVEKWKPAIADALLSATGLTKLYERSDASSRALEGLPEATGWLRGEGATDLVLREHDWKLALSIAEGHKTGFYLDQRDSRHKFAQYTRRLGFQRVLNCYCYTGGFSVAALAGGAGHVTSIDSSGPAIEKAKANVALNGFDAERTTFMDADVNASLRAFAAEGRTFDAIILDPPKFAPTVAHAERAARAYKDINRLAFKLLEPGGVLFTYSCSGGISADLFHKIIAGAGSDAGVDGFITERMGGAPDHPMTIAFPEGEYLKGLVVIRRQA; encoded by the coding sequence ATGAAAACCATTCGACTGCGCGCCGGTAAAGAGCGCTCCTTATTGCGCCGCCACCCCTGGATTTTTGAGTCCGCCATCGCCAAAGGCGGCGGTGACAGCGGGGAGACCGTGCGGGTCGAATCAGCCGAGGGGGCATTTCTGGGTTGGGCTGCGTTCAGCCCGCAGTCCAAAATCCGGGCGCGTGTCTGGAGTTTCGATGAAAAGCAGCGCATTGATGCTAGCTTTTTTGTAGCTGCTTGCGCACAAGCCATAGGCGCCAGAGCCCGATTTGACATAAAAAGCGACGGTGTGCGCCTGATCCACGGCGAGTCGGATGGCTTGCCCGGATTGATCGTGGATCGCTACGGCGACACGCTGGTGGCGCAGTTCACCTCGGCCGGTGTGGAGAAGTGGAAGCCTGCGATTGCGGATGCCTTGCTCAGTGCCACCGGGCTGACCAAGCTCTACGAGCGCTCGGATGCCAGCAGCCGCGCCTTGGAGGGCTTGCCCGAGGCCACCGGCTGGCTGCGTGGCGAAGGGGCTACGGACCTGGTGCTGCGCGAGCATGACTGGAAACTGGCCCTGAGCATCGCCGAAGGCCACAAAACCGGCTTTTATCTGGACCAGCGTGACAGCCGGCACAAATTTGCCCAGTACACCCGCCGCCTTGGTTTCCAGCGGGTGCTCAACTGTTACTGCTACACCGGCGGTTTCTCGGTGGCGGCTCTGGCGGGCGGCGCCGGGCACGTGACCTCGATCGATTCCAGCGGCCCGGCCATCGAAAAAGCCAAGGCTAACGTCGCGCTAAATGGCTTTGATGCAGAGCGCACCACTTTCATGGACGCGGATGTGAATGCCTCGCTGCGCGCTTTTGCGGCTGAGGGGCGCACCTTTGATGCCATCATTCTGGACCCGCCCAAGTTTGCGCCGACCGTGGCGCATGCCGAGCGTGCGGCAAGGGCTTACAAGGACATCAATCGTCTGGCCTTCAAGCTGCTGGAGCCGGGTGGGGTGCTGTTCACCTACAGCTGTTCCGGCGGCATCAGTGCTGACTTGTTCCACAAAATCATCGCCGGTGCGGGCTCCGACGCGGGTGTGGACGGCTTTATCACTGAGCGCATGGGCGGAGCTCCGGACCATCCGATGACCATTGCCTTCCCTGAAGGCGAGTACCTTAAGGGCTTGGTCGTGATACGGCGACAAGCCTGA
- a CDS encoding CobW family GTP-binding protein: MSLIPATILTGFLGSGKTTLLKRVLAEAHGQKIAVIENEFGEENIDSDILVSDTNEQIIQMSNGCVCCTIREDLRTTLKDLAEKKRKGELDFERVVIETTGVADPGPVAQTFFMDDEIAETYLLDSILTLVDAKHAVQQLNDRQEARRQIGFADQIFISKSDLVSKDELDALMHRIKHMNPRAPQKAVHFGDVAIKEVFDLRGFNLNAKLDIDPDFLKDDDHHHHDHEHAEHCDHPSHAHDHATHGHHHHHEDDVKSFVFKSDRPFDPAKLEDFLGAIVNIYGPRMLRYKGVLYMKGTERKVIFQGVHQLMGSDLGPAWADGEARMSKMVFIGIDLPKDIFLQGMEQSLV, translated from the coding sequence ATGAGCTTGATTCCCGCCACCATCCTGACCGGTTTTCTGGGTTCCGGTAAAACCACTTTGCTCAAGCGCGTGCTGGCTGAGGCCCACGGTCAGAAGATCGCCGTGATCGAAAATGAGTTCGGTGAAGAGAACATCGACAGTGACATTCTGGTGAGTGACACCAACGAGCAGATCATCCAGATGAGCAATGGCTGTGTGTGCTGCACCATTCGCGAAGACTTGCGCACCACGCTGAAAGACCTGGCTGAGAAAAAGCGCAAGGGCGAGCTGGACTTTGAGCGCGTCGTGATTGAAACCACCGGCGTGGCCGATCCCGGCCCGGTCGCACAGACCTTCTTTATGGATGACGAGATCGCGGAGACTTATCTGCTGGACTCCATCCTGACGCTGGTAGACGCCAAGCATGCCGTGCAGCAGCTCAATGACCGCCAGGAAGCGCGCCGCCAGATCGGTTTTGCGGACCAGATATTCATCAGCAAGTCAGATCTGGTGTCCAAAGATGAGCTGGATGCCCTGATGCACCGCATCAAGCATATGAACCCGCGGGCTCCGCAAAAAGCAGTGCACTTCGGCGATGTGGCCATCAAAGAGGTGTTTGACCTGCGCGGCTTCAATCTGAACGCCAAGCTCGACATCGATCCGGATTTCCTGAAGGATGACGATCACCACCACCATGACCACGAACATGCCGAGCACTGTGATCACCCTTCCCATGCTCACGACCACGCGACCCACGGGCACCACCACCATCATGAAGACGATGTGAAGAGCTTTGTGTTCAAGTCGGACCGTCCGTTTGACCCCGCCAAGCTGGAAGATTTTCTGGGGGCCATCGTCAACATCTATGGCCCGCGCATGCTGCGTTACAAAGGCGTGCTCTATATGAAGGGTACCGAGCGCAAGGTGATTTTCCAGGGCGTGCACCAATTGATGGGTAGCGATCTGGGACCCGCCTGGGCGGATGGGGAGGCCCGTATGAGCAAGATGGTGTTTATCGGCATCGACTTGCCCAAAGACATCTTCTTGCAAGGCATGGAGCAATCCTTGGTGTAA
- the dksA gene encoding RNA polymerase-binding protein DksA, whose translation MKTPTKAAAKAPAKTAPAAAKSTAKAVEKAPVAAASKIKAAATKAVAKPLEVVKEAPATPVRAVPAVVAVPSVPAKAGRPSSRLAQLTVPSMAQTVASTAAKASYNQTMSAPVIAPVIPAIVKKDAKLANNWKSKTVTELSDAELLAMPDSEYMNEVQLAYFRLKLSNLKRDILTSAGETTEHLREDTSVVPDPADRATIEEEHALELRTRDRERKLLKKIEQSIARIDAGDYGYCDETGEPIGVGRLLARPTATLSLEAQQRRELKQKMFGD comes from the coding sequence GTGAAAACTCCTACCAAAGCCGCTGCCAAAGCGCCAGCCAAAACCGCTCCTGCAGCGGCCAAGTCCACCGCCAAAGCAGTGGAAAAAGCTCCAGTCGCGGCCGCAAGTAAAATCAAAGCGGCCGCAACCAAAGCGGTCGCGAAGCCACTTGAGGTGGTCAAGGAAGCACCTGCAACCCCAGTGCGCGCCGTGCCCGCTGTTGTTGCCGTGCCTTCAGTTCCTGCCAAAGCAGGAAGGCCCTCATCCCGTCTGGCCCAGTTGACGGTCCCGTCGATGGCGCAAACTGTGGCTTCCACAGCTGCAAAAGCCAGTTATAACCAAACCATGTCTGCTCCAGTCATTGCTCCCGTGATACCTGCCATTGTGAAAAAAGACGCCAAATTAGCCAATAACTGGAAAAGCAAAACGGTTACCGAACTGTCGGATGCCGAGTTATTGGCGATGCCCGACTCGGAATACATGAATGAGGTGCAACTTGCGTATTTCCGCCTGAAGCTCTCCAACCTAAAGCGCGACATCTTGACCAGCGCCGGTGAAACCACTGAACACCTGCGTGAAGATACTTCCGTAGTGCCCGATCCTGCAGACCGCGCCACCATTGAAGAAGAGCACGCTTTGGAGTTGCGCACGCGTGACCGTGAGCGAAAGTTGCTGAAGAAGATCGAACAATCGATTGCGCGCATTGATGCTGGCGATTACGGTTATTGCGATGAAACCGGTGAGCCCATCGGTGTGGGTCGCCTTTTGGCGCGTCCCACGGCGACCTTGTCGCTGGAGGCGCAGCAGCGCCGTGAGCTCAAGCAGAAGATGTTCGGGGACTGA
- a CDS encoding STAS domain-containing protein codes for MSTKDERPGLLSKVAMFVRNPTKDWSELSRTETEPDSSYDKQALKAMIERKRQNDFVRKREFDQLRKLRNRDPSAAANLARPSFFQSSIPTDPDGRAVTLKKIDEIEAQMSKQWWKGKQEAAAMQGAGPTAPQSIPPSLPAAPNPGSQPSVDAPISIPSVFESTESTGLRVLNTVRDPAPSTEYAPTEMGSGMPPMSSHVPLAPVVKGPVTHITADPSELSFSTSKLFAMDVADMATDPELEEAAIRFANGDDAGAEAGLIQALGRGHPDAEVAFNWAAALMDLYRATQNRDRFDWATVEYAHLWNGRVPGWEVLQLDSNHGMDTTAAAPFVPEPVEGEFGTEAAMWDCPATLTVDGMESLRMVLSSNPMPWTLAWARLQRIEPEAMPLLSGLFASLCDEPVSLRFAGADMLLQALRNLTPSGDRSVDSVWWTVRLNALRALQLLDEFELVALDYCVTYEVSPPAWEPAKCDYAAWSGPSVARSTADFIATVPLGLDSVTITSQELRGDVVGDAMTVLAGIDGARDASNSIAVSCRYLVRVDFSAAGSILNWVAMRQAEGCMVQFQDVHRLVAAFFNVIGISEHARVIPRSL; via the coding sequence ATGTCAACCAAAGACGAACGACCTGGCTTACTTTCCAAGGTGGCGATGTTCGTTCGCAATCCGACCAAAGACTGGTCGGAGTTATCGCGCACGGAAACCGAGCCGGATAGCAGTTACGACAAACAGGCCTTGAAGGCCATGATTGAGCGCAAGCGGCAAAACGACTTCGTCCGCAAGCGCGAGTTCGATCAATTGCGCAAGCTGCGCAATCGCGATCCATCTGCAGCAGCCAATCTTGCTCGTCCGTCATTCTTCCAGAGCAGTATTCCGACTGATCCTGATGGTCGTGCGGTGACGTTGAAGAAGATTGATGAAATCGAAGCCCAGATGTCCAAGCAGTGGTGGAAAGGCAAGCAAGAGGCTGCCGCCATGCAGGGCGCAGGACCGACAGCACCACAAAGCATCCCGCCATCCCTCCCGGCGGCTCCCAACCCGGGATCGCAACCGTCCGTGGATGCACCGATTTCAATTCCTTCTGTATTTGAGTCGACAGAATCCACTGGTTTGAGGGTATTGAACACCGTCCGAGATCCGGCGCCCTCCACCGAATATGCCCCGACGGAGATGGGCTCGGGCATGCCGCCCATGTCCTCCCATGTTCCTTTGGCTCCGGTGGTGAAGGGTCCCGTTACCCACATCACGGCAGATCCTTCTGAATTGAGCTTTTCCACTTCCAAGCTTTTTGCCATGGATGTGGCAGATATGGCAACGGACCCCGAGTTGGAGGAGGCTGCCATTCGCTTTGCCAATGGAGACGACGCAGGTGCTGAAGCCGGTCTGATTCAGGCACTAGGGAGAGGTCATCCGGATGCAGAGGTCGCCTTCAATTGGGCCGCCGCGCTCATGGATCTGTACCGCGCCACGCAGAATCGCGACCGGTTTGATTGGGCCACCGTGGAATACGCGCATCTTTGGAACGGCCGGGTGCCCGGGTGGGAAGTGTTGCAGCTCGATTCCAACCACGGTATGGACACGACCGCAGCAGCCCCGTTTGTCCCTGAGCCTGTGGAAGGCGAGTTCGGAACTGAGGCGGCCATGTGGGACTGCCCGGCGACCCTGACGGTCGACGGCATGGAGTCCTTACGCATGGTGCTGTCCAGCAATCCCATGCCGTGGACATTGGCGTGGGCTCGGCTGCAACGCATCGAGCCTGAAGCCATGCCCCTGCTTTCAGGTCTGTTTGCCAGCTTGTGTGATGAGCCTGTGTCCTTGCGCTTTGCTGGCGCGGATATGCTTTTGCAAGCTTTGCGCAACCTGACCCCCTCCGGCGACAGGTCGGTGGATTCCGTGTGGTGGACGGTGCGCCTTAACGCTTTGCGTGCCTTGCAATTGCTCGACGAGTTTGAGTTAGTGGCGCTGGATTACTGTGTGACGTATGAAGTTTCGCCGCCAGCATGGGAGCCTGCGAAGTGTGATTACGCAGCATGGTCCGGTCCTTCCGTTGCACGGTCTACAGCAGACTTTATTGCCACCGTGCCTTTGGGGCTGGATTCGGTAACGATTACCAGCCAGGAGCTCCGTGGGGACGTGGTCGGGGATGCCATGACCGTTCTGGCGGGCATCGATGGCGCGCGTGATGCGTCCAACAGCATTGCCGTGTCCTGCCGCTACCTTGTGCGAGTCGATTTTTCTGCTGCCGGCAGCATTCTCAATTGGGTTGCCATGCGCCAAGCCGAGGGCTGCATGGTGCAATTCCAGGATGTACACCGGCTTGTAGCCGCGTTCTTCAACGTGATCGGCATCAGCGAGCACGCACGCGTCATTCCCCGTTCGCTCTAA
- the hslV gene encoding ATP-dependent protease subunit HslV codes for MEQFHGTTIISVRRQTPTGMQVAIGGDGQVTLGNIVIKGTARKVRKLYHGKVLAGFAGATADAFTLFERFEAKLEKHQGHLVRAAIELTKDWRTDRVLRKLEAMLAVADKDASLIITGNGDVLEPENGIVTIGSGGAYAQAAAVALLNHSELSAADIVKRSLEIAGELCIYTNMNHTIETL; via the coding sequence ATGGAACAATTTCACGGAACGACCATCATCAGTGTGCGTCGTCAGACCCCAACCGGTATGCAAGTGGCCATCGGTGGCGACGGGCAAGTGACGCTTGGCAACATTGTGATCAAGGGTACGGCCCGTAAAGTACGCAAGCTTTACCACGGCAAGGTCTTGGCGGGATTTGCGGGTGCCACGGCTGACGCATTCACCTTGTTTGAACGTTTTGAAGCCAAGCTTGAAAAGCACCAAGGGCACTTGGTGCGTGCGGCCATTGAGCTCACCAAGGATTGGCGCACTGACCGCGTCTTGCGCAAGCTGGAGGCGATGCTGGCGGTGGCAGACAAAGATGCATCACTCATCATCACCGGCAACGGGGATGTGCTGGAGCCTGAAAACGGGATTGTGACGATTGGTTCCGGTGGGGCCTATGCGCAAGCAGCTGCAGTGGCGTTGCTTAACCACTCGGAATTGTCGGCTGCCGACATCGTGAAGCGCTCGCTGGAAATCGCCGGCGAGTTGTGCATTTACACGAACATGAACCACACCATTGAAACCCTCTAA
- the hslU gene encoding ATP-dependent protease ATPase subunit HslU produces MQTLTPQGIVAELDKHIVGQAQAKRAVAIALRNRWRRQMVEGTLRTEITPKNILMIGPTGVGKTEIARRLARLADAPFIKVEATKFTEVGYVGKDVDAIIRDLAEIAVKQTRETEKAKVRARAEDAAEDRILDILIPTPRADFGSLSTNETPENATRQAFRKKLREGQLADREIELEVAAPAPSLDVMGPAGMEEMTEQIRGLFGQMGQGKKQTRKLRIEDAAKLLSDEEAAKLVNEENVKTQAIQMLEQNGIVFIDEIDKVTSRSEGSGAEVSRQGVQRDLLPLVEGTTVSTKYGMVKTDHILFVASGAFHLSKPSDLIPELQGRFPIRVELQSLSVQDFEAILTQTHASLIKQYQALLATERVQLHFTDDGITRLAQIAFDVNERTENIGARRLSTVMERLLDEVSFEATSLAGQTVHIDAAYVDQRLTALSQDEDLSRFIL; encoded by the coding sequence ATGCAAACACTTACGCCTCAAGGCATTGTTGCCGAACTGGATAAACACATTGTCGGGCAGGCGCAAGCCAAGCGCGCCGTCGCAATTGCGTTACGCAACCGGTGGCGCAGGCAGATGGTGGAGGGCACTCTCCGCACGGAAATCACGCCCAAAAACATTCTGATGATTGGTCCCACTGGCGTGGGTAAGACCGAGATTGCCAGACGCTTGGCCCGTTTGGCCGACGCACCCTTCATCAAGGTGGAAGCGACGAAGTTCACCGAAGTCGGCTACGTGGGCAAGGACGTGGACGCCATCATCCGCGATCTTGCAGAGATTGCAGTCAAACAGACGCGCGAGACAGAAAAAGCCAAGGTCCGCGCGCGGGCAGAAGATGCAGCGGAAGACCGCATCCTGGATATCCTGATTCCAACGCCGCGGGCAGACTTCGGCTCGCTCTCTACTAATGAGACTCCAGAAAATGCTACACGCCAGGCTTTTCGCAAGAAGCTGCGTGAGGGGCAATTGGCAGACCGCGAGATAGAGTTGGAAGTGGCTGCGCCCGCGCCCAGCCTGGACGTGATGGGGCCAGCCGGAATGGAGGAGATGACCGAACAGATTCGCGGTTTGTTCGGTCAAATGGGGCAGGGCAAGAAGCAAACCCGCAAGCTCCGTATTGAGGATGCCGCCAAGCTGCTCTCCGATGAAGAAGCTGCCAAGTTGGTCAATGAGGAAAACGTCAAGACCCAGGCCATCCAAATGCTTGAGCAGAACGGCATTGTCTTTATTGACGAGATCGACAAGGTCACCTCGCGCAGCGAAGGCAGTGGCGCAGAGGTTTCCCGTCAGGGTGTTCAGCGGGACCTATTGCCTCTGGTGGAGGGCACCACGGTGTCCACGAAATACGGAATGGTAAAGACGGATCACATTCTCTTTGTGGCATCCGGAGCGTTCCATCTGAGCAAGCCCAGCGATTTGATTCCTGAGCTGCAAGGGCGCTTTCCCATTCGGGTGGAGTTGCAGTCGCTATCGGTTCAAGACTTCGAGGCCATCCTGACCCAAACCCATGCGTCCCTGATCAAGCAATACCAAGCGCTATTGGCGACAGAACGCGTGCAACTGCATTTCACCGATGACGGCATTACCCGCTTGGCCCAGATCGCCTTCGATGTGAACGAGCGCACGGAGAATATTGGAGCCCGCCGCTTGTCCACCGTCATGGAGCGCCTGCTCGATGAGGTGAGCTTTGAGGCCACTTCATTGGCGGGGCAAACGGTTCATATAGACGCAGCCTATGTCGACCAGCGTTTGACGGCCCTGAGTCAAGACGAAGATTTGTCACGATTCATCCTTTAG
- the mraZ gene encoding division/cell wall cluster transcriptional repressor MraZ, with amino-acid sequence MFQGASSLSLDAKGRLSVPTRHRDVLSATAAGQLTITKHPHGCLMVFPRPEWEKFRERIAALPMSAQWWKRIFLGNAMDVEMDGTGRVLISPELRESAGIAKDTMLLGMGNHFELWDKATYDEQEAKAMQGEMPDVFKDFSF; translated from the coding sequence GTGTTCCAAGGGGCTTCGTCTCTCAGTCTTGATGCCAAGGGTCGCCTGTCGGTGCCGACACGGCATCGTGACGTCTTGAGTGCGACGGCTGCCGGACAGCTCACGATCACCAAACACCCCCACGGCTGTTTGATGGTTTTCCCGCGCCCTGAATGGGAAAAGTTCCGTGAACGGATTGCGGCTCTGCCCATGTCCGCCCAGTGGTGGAAACGGATTTTTCTGGGCAATGCCATGGACGTTGAGATGGATGGCACCGGCCGTGTGCTGATTTCACCGGAGTTGCGTGAGTCCGCGGGCATCGCCAAAGACACCATGCTGCTGGGCATGGGCAATCACTTTGAGCTGTGGGACAAGGCCACGTACGACGAACAAGAAGCGAAGGCCATGCAAGGTGAAATGCCCGACGTCTTCAAGGATTTCTCTTTTTAA